The stretch of DNA TGATTCCAAATTTTGGCTCCTTGCGCCGCGCTCTACTCCTATTGCCTCTTGCTTTCGTGACATTTTTCGCTCATGCTCAGCAGAAGCCAGCAACACTTGTCCAGCTTAGCCCAGAAGACCAGGCACGGGGCTTAAATGGGGTGCAGAAAAATTTCTTCTTTGCTACGGGTCTTGACACCCCCAAAGAATCAGATTATCAGAGCGCTGGTTTCTTCGGCCAGAAGCTCCGCCCTTATTTGGCGGGCAACCAGGAGGCGCTCCATGAACTCAACAACTACCGCCGGCAAAAGTGGCTGTTCCTGGCTGAGCGCCTGACGTTTGTAGGCGCCGTAGGCCTCTATGGGCAGCAGGTGCTAGCTGACCCGGAGGTGCAGCAATACCATAACAACACGCAGAAAGCTGCGGTAGGCCTAGCAGCCGTAAGTCTGCTTTCGAATATTTTCATCTCGCGCCACACCAATGAGCACTTCCAGCGTGCCGTAGATGCGCACAATGCCGGCCTGCCCGCTGCCCGCACTGGAGCCTTGCAGTTATTGCGCCCAAGTACCGTAGGCCTCACAGCTAGCCGGTGGGGCCAGCCGCAGGTTGCGCTGAGCTGGAACCTGCGCTAGCGCTGCTGGCGTTACGTATTCAGATAGTTTTTTTGGAGGAATCCGGCAACTAGCTTCCAGCTTCTGGGGGTCAGTTGCCGGATTCCTCCTTACGTTTGGTAAACCTTTCTGCTTTAGTTGCTGACTAAGGCTAGTGTTTTTTCGTAGGAACCCTACATGGAATACCCGCTGCCGGCAGCGGCCCGGCAATACGTTGCCGAGCATCTGCACGACGACCCCGCCCAACTGGCGCTGCAGGCCCGCCGATACCCAGGCCTCCCCGTTCCGGACCTCGTGCGCCAGATTCAGGCGCGCCAGAAAGCCCGGGCTAAGCTGCCCACTTGGGCCGAAAACCCTGACCTGATTTTTCCGCCTACCCTCTCGGTGGAGCAGGCTTCCTCGGCCCGCACGGCAGCTTATAAAGCCAGCCTGGTACAAGGCCAACGCCTTGCTGATCTTACGGGAGGCTTTGGGGTTGATGCCGCCCACTTTGCGGCCACCATACCAGAGGTGCATTATGTGGAGCGCAACGCAGCGCTGGCCGACGTAGTGCGCTACAATTTGCAGCAGCTGGGCATTGAAAACGTGCAGTGCCACAACGAGGATGCTGTGCACTTCCTGCGCAATACGCCCGAGCACTTCGACTGGCTGTACCTCGACCCCGCCCGGCGCGACACGGCAGCCCGCAAGATTTTCCGGTTGCAGGATTGTGAGCCCGATGTGTTACGCATACTACCACTGCTGCTGCAAAAGAGCCGGAGTGTACTGCTCAAGACCTCGCCCATGCTCGATATTGAGCAGGCCCTCCAGGAGCTACGCCACGTGCGCCGCCTGTGGGTACTGGCCGTAGATAATGAATGCAAAGAGGTGCTGTACGAATTAGGCCCGGAACCTGCCGTTGACCCCGAGCGCTTCACGGTAAATCTGCTCCGTAATGGCCAGCAGCAGGAGTTCCGCCTGAACCGGGCCCGTGAAGGTCGCGCCATTGCCCGCTACGCCCTGCCTCAGCAATACCTCTATGAGCCCAATGTGGCGGTGCTAAAGGCGGGTGGTTTCCGCAGCGTAGGTACAGCCTTTGAGATGCTGAAGCTGCATCAGCACAGCCACCTCTACACCTCCGATATTCTGCGCCCTGAATTCCCAGGCCGCATTTTCCGGATTAAAGCTACGGAGCGGTACGATGCCGCTGCCCTGCGTGCGCACCTGGGGCCCGATGTCCGGGCCCACGTGACCACCCGTAACTTCCCCGACACCGTAGCCGAGTTCCGCCACCGGACCGGCATCCGCGAGGGCGGCGACTTGTACCTATTTGCTACCACCAACTTGGAAGGCAAATTGATGGTACTGGTGTGTGAGAAACTATGACACGGTGGTTGAGCGAAATGGTCTAGGCCAGTTACTGCCGGCAGAGCCAAGTAATCCCTCCTTTCGCCTTCCTCAAGCCTCGACCTACGCAAAAGCCCTTACTTCCGTGCTGGAGGTAAGGGCTTTTCTATTTTCAAGGTTCGTGCAGCAACGAAGGAAGGATTGCTTCGTCGTACCTCCTCGCAATGACACGGCACAAATTCACCATTTCACCTTATCACTTCGCCGGGCTTACCCATTTACTGCCTTGTAGGCGGAAGCGCCAGGGTAGAGAAACATCGTCGCCGGCGTAATCAATGCCTACTCTAGGTGAGGCAATAATGTCGTCGGAGGCCACTTCCTCGTTTAGGTCCTCCATCCAGATTAGGTCACCAGTAAGGTCGGTGCCATAATGGGCGGTAGTGATACCGAGGGCTTGGGTGAGTAGGCCAGGGCCAGCGGTGAGGTTACGTTGCACTGCGGTTAGGTTGCGGCGCAGCAGCATTTCTGGGATTCCCTCGGTGGGCTCTAAGCCTCTTATCAGCACGGCATCAGCTTTGCCGGCCTCGTTGGTGATGATGTTGAAGAGGACGTAACGGCCGTAAATGAGGTAGGTGTAGGCCACTCCGCCGGGCTCATACATGACTTTGGTGCGGGCGGTGTAGCGGCCAAGGTGCGAGTGGCAGGCCTGGTCGTTAATGTGGGCATAGGCTTCCGTTTCTACGATACGCCCGCCGGTCAGTACCCCATTAATGTGGGTGAACAGGTACTTCCCAATCAACTCACGGGCAATTTCTACAGGGCTGGAGCGGCGGTAAAAGTCGAGGGGAATCTTCATAAAGGAATTACATAAACAACACTCCGCAACCCATGCTGGTAGCTGCGGAAGCCGCTGGCTGCACGGCATCAAACAAACTTCGGATACGGATGAGTCGAAGCTTAGGCCACTTTGTCTATCTTTGCGGCCGTAAAGGTGGCCAGACCCTAATTGCAGGGC from Hymenobacter taeanensis encodes:
- a CDS encoding class I SAM-dependent methyltransferase, which translates into the protein MEYPLPAAARQYVAEHLHDDPAQLALQARRYPGLPVPDLVRQIQARQKARAKLPTWAENPDLIFPPTLSVEQASSARTAAYKASLVQGQRLADLTGGFGVDAAHFAATIPEVHYVERNAALADVVRYNLQQLGIENVQCHNEDAVHFLRNTPEHFDWLYLDPARRDTAARKIFRLQDCEPDVLRILPLLLQKSRSVLLKTSPMLDIEQALQELRHVRRLWVLAVDNECKEVLYELGPEPAVDPERFTVNLLRNGQQQEFRLNRAREGRAIARYALPQQYLYEPNVAVLKAGGFRSVGTAFEMLKLHQHSHLYTSDILRPEFPGRIFRIKATERYDAAALRAHLGPDVRAHVTTRNFPDTVAEFRHRTGIREGGDLYLFATTNLEGKLMVLVCEKL
- a CDS encoding DNA-3-methyladenine glycosylase, with the translated sequence MKIPLDFYRRSSPVEIARELIGKYLFTHINGVLTGGRIVETEAYAHINDQACHSHLGRYTARTKVMYEPGGVAYTYLIYGRYVLFNIITNEAGKADAVLIRGLEPTEGIPEMLLRRNLTAVQRNLTAGPGLLTQALGITTAHYGTDLTGDLIWMEDLNEEVASDDIIASPRVGIDYAGDDVSLPWRFRLQGSKWVSPAK